TCCTGTTTCAACTGGCCTGCTTACAGATGTGGAGTCACTCATCCTTTCCTGAGACAAATATTAGAATAAACATTATGACATATTGATGAAGTAGCTAAATTATAACATTAGCACAAGAAATTGGCAATGCATTGAAGATTTTCTTAAGATGTCCATTATTACAGGagttgaagaagaaagaaaagtgaGAAGAATAAAGATTTGCAACAACTTTACTTTATTAGGAAGAAGCATTGGTTGCCTAATGCCATATGCACTTGAACTCATGTCCGCTCCCAACCTGGAAGAAGATATTATTTCACCATTGGAAACCTGTAAAAAagcaggtaattaagaaaatgcAGAAACAAAAAAGATCTAAAACTTTTTTTATGACATCAATTGTTGATTCATTAAAAAGTCACCTTAGAAGGCAGCAACTTGATACTCAGATCTTCACCATCAGACGATCCTATAATTTTTCTTATATACATTGTTTCTCCAATGTGTACCAGCTGCAAAGAagagtgagatggagaaaatgtaAGATCGAGCATGAAAAAAATCCATTTGTCAAAATGAGTACAAAGTTCGTATCTTTTGTCTTATTTCTTAAACATCAATAAACGAAAAGGGTTGTTTTCATGCGAGAATCATACCTTCATAATATCTGGATCATTCCAAGGTCCTTTGTCAGATCTAAGACACCCACCATTATTTGGACACGAGCATGTTCCTCCCAGGAAATCCGGAAGTTGGCTGTTTATGAGAAAGATACTAAAACTAAGTATTGTAACCATATCAAAAAATAAGGATAGAATAAAAATTCTAATCATAAACAACAAATTTTGCAATGCCATGAAGCCACAAGAAGTCAGATAACCAACCTTGAGTCAATAACCTCAAGCAACCTGTTTCGGAATCTGTTTCCTAAAACCTGTGGAATCAAGTGAATAGCATTTCAGAATACTTAATAAAACTTCCTAAGTTAAGataaagtgaaaaaaaaatttaCTTGAAAGTTCGTACATGTATCTTTGCAGTAGTCTTTGGATCAAGAAAGCTTTTTGCGGTATTCCATAGCAGTTTGAATCCACCGCCAGCATTGACTATGAACATCTGATGTAATGTCTGTAGAGAATGAACTAATATCATTAATAACTAATTAAATTCACATTTTAATTTTGTTAGTATCACATATAAATAAGCATACCAACCTCAGGGTAGTTGTCACCATCAATTTTTTGCATGCGCATGACAAGATCATGGGCAAGCTTACCAAAGCTGACCCAGTTCTGCatcgaaaaaggaaaaaaaaaatataagcatTATAATTTCACATAAACAAGGGTCCCATAGAGAGCTATAATATCTAAAATGCTATTTTCAGAAATTACCAGCCCATGGACATCTAGTATTGTTGTTGAAGAATCTATATGTCTTTTAGCTGCAACAGAACAAGCAGGAAATCTCTCTCTAAAAGCTTTCTCAAAACCCTGGACATGATATTTCAAAAATCGGTCTACTGTGGTGACATTCATTAACTTGCTTGGTTCAATTTTGCCTAGTCTTTCAATATAAACAGGTCGTCCCCCCTTGTCTATACCATGGTAACCATGAGGATAGAATCGCTGAACTTCTTCATACTCGTCATATACAAAATCCTACAGGTAAAAGCACTGTGTTAGCACTAAAAGATAGGAATATTACACAACAAGCAGATAACGGCAACAGAGATTAGTCCCACATTCCAACAAAGCTACAGGCAAAGGTCATTGTACTAAAACTAAAAATTAGAACATAATAAACAACAAGCTTATAATCACTACAGCAATAATCAAGGTCTAGTCCCAACAAAGACTACAAGCATCAGCTACCAGTTGAAACATCACTTTCACATTTTACCTTTACAATAGAATCTACTCCGTACTCTTCCCTCCAGTTAAGCATGTCCACCCACATATGGACAGTTTTGTCAATGTCAAACTTCCTTGCCCTCAGAAATCTGCATCAGGATTTCCCATTAATTGTAAACAAGCAAAAGTTAGCAAGAGTCAGAGACCTCAAACCTAAAGGAAAAAAGTTGCAAGCACTGGAACAGTGAATTAATACAAAAGTGCATAGGTAAGGACCAGATACATGGGCATCCTCTGCAAAAGCGTATTGTTTGGCTATGTCAAGGGTCATGTTAGTGGATGCTCCTATGCAACCTAAGTCAAGCCAAAAACATAGTAGAAATTTTATTTCTTGCAATCTCCTTTATTTGCAGGAATTTGAGCCTTAACTGCTATCATATAAAAGTATTATGGTACTCAAAGAATCAAGCTCAATAGTGTAAATTAGGTTACTTTCCACTCTTGAAGAATTCTTATGCTCTTTCAATTATAGGGATATATAAATGTTAACGATGTTGAAATTTAACAGAAAGCAAACATCTTCACTACTAGAAAACTCTACAATTCATTGCTTCTGCCTTATATTATCTCCACTCTCAAGTGCTCTTATGCCATCCGCAGTTTCACAAATTTGAAACGAACAGCATCTTTATCCGTCAATCATTAGTAtgttaatatttttcttttgGCAAAGAGTACAATCACGATCCTACCTCAGCATTGTGTGGTAATCATCAAAACGTGATGGGAGCAGGTCTTTTGTAAGCAGCGTCTCGCGAAACGCATTCACAGCTTCTTCTTCCTCCGAATCTCGAACATCTTCAATTGAAATTGAAGCGTACCGACAATTTGCGACTTTTTTACCGCGCTTTCTAAGGGTCTGAGTCAATTTCATGGAAGCATTCATAGTCTTTTTCTTAAGAGATCTGCCACTGCCACGAGACCTCCTCCTCTCATCTTCAGATGTCTCAATTTCAAAAGTCCTAGACTTTTCATCTTCTTGAGCAAAAACTACTTCTCCTGATTAACAACCAAACAAACAATCAATAACACCGGAAAAATAATCAACATTAAAGCTCAATTTTGTTAGCTACAGGCTTCCATATACATACCTGGCATTGTATCTAATGTAGGTTAAAATTAGGATCGCCGATTACATCTGCAAACAAAACCAATCGTCAAAAACACAATAAAAACCAAACAAAAATCCGGCGTTTGATTTAAGCATACGTATCAAGATCCAGAATATTCTAAATCCAATACTAAACAAAAAACGACGAAAACTCACCAAGATTTAATCTAACCGAGTACAATTGAATACGACAAAAATCCGGCACACCACGACTGGTTCGAAACGAATCTCGAATTATCAAAACCCGATCATCATCAATCCGAGCCAAATTGCGTCAAACCAACCACATTCGCAGAATGAAGCCATAAAAATCCAGATTCAGAATTCgatccaataataataataaaaaaaaatcggtGAAAGAGGAATATGATAGCAATAAGAGAAGACAGCGAATCGCGTAAGCTTCTGACTAAAACGGCATTGATTCTCTCTCCTCCTTTGTCAATGCcaagaaatgaagagagagagaaacgtTGCAGAGGAAGAGAGAGAATAAATCATACAAACGAAACTGAAACTGAAAGtgaagacgaagaagaagaagaagaagacacgTCGTTATCGAAAGCGTTACAAAGAGCCGAAACGAGAGAACGTAGCGTGCAACGGCAGGTTTTTGGCTCCGTCACCTGTTGGACTCTGCAGCTCATTCCTTCCACTTCTTCTTaataaagcttttttttttttattttataaatattttgacGTCGGCCGTCAGTTAACGGCGGACGTTGGTTGATTCGGTGGGGTAGGGTACACGCTACGCGCGCAGAGCCATTAACGCAGTAACAGTCTCGTTTTTACGATCAGTTTTTGGGAAAGTTTCTTTTATAAACGGTGAGAACATCTAATTAAAATTGGTATCGACCACTAGATTCGTGCCACGTGGACGGAAGGAGTCGGTGATTGTGTTTACTTGTGCCTGATTCTAGAACATATGCCGCCTTTGCCAAGGGCAAAAACTTCGGTTGTCTGATTACGACTTTGGTGGGTCccacatttattttattattaaaattataataatggaATAATTCTGTGGCTGCCAAACCTttttttttgacatttttttttagaataattcATTTactaattatcatatttatattttagtCCATGAAAATGTGGATTTTGTAGACTATTTTTGGAGTTCACAATCCAAAattaattaaggttggataataTTTTCTCTGATAATACTAGTGATAtctttcccaaaaaaaattaatgataCATTGtacaaatttcataaaaaaaataaaactcttTTTTATAAATTAACTAGATAatttgtgtttggtaaaatttttgtttttgaattttttaaactcaaaaatagaaatattatttttatttttgtttctttatttttaaaaaataaaaatacatttggtaaatatttttgttttttgtttttaaaaataataaataataaatttttataatttttatttttattttttgtttaacaatattaAATGAGGTGTTACTTtgaagaataaaagaaaaaaaagaaactaaaagtcgaaaacggtttaaaaaaaaattatgaaagtgaacaaattttattttcaaaatttaataaattttaattaaatttaaaaaaaataataaataaaaaaagagttat
The genomic region above belongs to Humulus lupulus chromosome 1, drHumLupu1.1, whole genome shotgun sequence and contains:
- the LOC133783044 gene encoding phosphatidylinositol/phosphatidylcholine transfer protein SFH9 isoform X2 → MWVDMLNWREEYGVDSIVKDFVYDEYEEVQRFYPHGYHGIDKGGRPVYIERLGKIEPSKLMNVTTVDRFLKYHVQGFEKAFRERFPACSVAAKRHIDSSTTILDVHGLNWVSFGKLAHDLVMRMQKIDGDNYPETLHQMFIVNAGGGFKLLWNTAKSFLDPKTTAKIHVLGNRFRNRLLEVIDSSQLPDFLGGTCSCPNNGGCLRSDKGPWNDPDIMKLVHIGETMYIRKIIGSSDGEDLSIKLLPSKVSNGEIISSSRLGADMSSSAYGIRQPMLLPNKERMSDSTSVSRPVETGNTSASTEVAGPSSTNDSMTNVAPRRPLENFASYAASSAFHFIVHVLTCIYLIFPKLGRIFTLQQPERQLDIPSPTPSFADSSAQERATAQAIEVDPLWQRLQQLETVVTELINKPNRIPQEKEDMLDESLSRIRSIEYDLQKTKRALLATASKQVELAESLEGFQEDSFTGRSSCWPRNNCKSHCADQGGR
- the LOC133783044 gene encoding phosphatidylinositol/phosphatidylcholine transfer protein SFH9 isoform X1 — protein: MPGEVVFAQEDEKSRTFEIETSEDERRRSRGSGRSLKKKTMNASMKLTQTLRKRGKKVANCRYASISIEDVRDSEEEEAVNAFRETLLTKDLLPSRFDDYHTMLRFLRARKFDIDKTVHMWVDMLNWREEYGVDSIVKDFVYDEYEEVQRFYPHGYHGIDKGGRPVYIERLGKIEPSKLMNVTTVDRFLKYHVQGFEKAFRERFPACSVAAKRHIDSSTTILDVHGLNWVSFGKLAHDLVMRMQKIDGDNYPETLHQMFIVNAGGGFKLLWNTAKSFLDPKTTAKIHVLGNRFRNRLLEVIDSSQLPDFLGGTCSCPNNGGCLRSDKGPWNDPDIMKLVHIGETMYIRKIIGSSDGEDLSIKLLPSKVSNGEIISSSRLGADMSSSAYGIRQPMLLPNKERMSDSTSVSRPVETGNTSASTEVAGPSSTNDSMTNVAPRRPLENFASYAASSAFHFIVHVLTCIYLIFPKLGRIFTLQQPERQLDIPSPTPSFADSSAQERATAQAIEVDPLWQRLQQLETVVTELINKPNRIPQEKEDMLDESLSRIRSIEYDLQKTKRALLATASKQVELAESLEGFQEDSFTGRSSCWPRNNCKSHCADQGGR